From one Deltaproteobacteria bacterium genomic stretch:
- a CDS encoding helix-turn-helix domain-containing protein — protein MTDSLDNPELQLAFDYVQYTGQNVFLTGKAGTGKTTFLHNLKMQSPKRMIVVAPTGVAAINAGGVTIHSFFQLPFGPLLPDMEPGGGRPGSQYRFNRQKIDIIRSLDLLVIDEISMVRADLLDGIDAVLQRFRGNSRPFGGVQLLMIGDLQQLAPVVKNDEWEILRDHYRTMFFFSSQALSQTRFVSIELKHIYRQSDSRFIDLLAKVRENRMAEADLTALNKRYNAALSRETPEGTITLTTHNFQAQQINETRLAALPGREKKFEARIEGEFPPYAFPTASELVLKPGAQVMFVKNDPSPEKLFFNGKIGRLKGITKEGLVVECPGDPGPISVEEAEWKNIKYTLNETTREIEESESGKFIQFPLKLAWAITIHKSQGLTFDKAVIDARSAFADGQVYVALSRCRTLEGLVLSTPIESRSIKSSAVVGEFTRDIEKNTPDQSQLDEAKREYQVVLLDELFDFSALLHSLVGCLNLANAHKNILTGATPSFFGPILEAVKAELTGIADKFAVQRQQITGEPADLETCRPLQERISKAAVYFTGKIESLVVKPLSTVTIETDNREVRKSLQKALDTALKEGAVKLYRLNACRSGIVFADYLKVRALSLFQEPAAKPVRLQKEKGGDGGTLSHPELYQTLKQWRKGKAEETGQPAFWVLHNTALAEISDRLPATKGELCLIKGLKGKKGKTFGAEILQMVAQYGLKHKLPLSQTVQGDDSDRPDVPKKDKPKTREESLRLFLEGRSPAEVAEIRGLALSTIEGHLAHFVGTGALDLDRLVEPGKAARIAAYFQSSPDPGLTPARAALGQDVSYGELRFVLKDLERNGKIKTSAY, from the coding sequence ATGACAGATTCCCTCGACAACCCAGAGCTTCAACTGGCCTTCGACTATGTGCAGTACACCGGTCAGAATGTATTTCTTACCGGGAAGGCCGGCACCGGCAAGACCACCTTTTTACATAACCTGAAAATGCAGTCGCCCAAACGGATGATCGTAGTGGCGCCGACGGGAGTGGCCGCCATTAATGCCGGCGGGGTCACTATCCACTCCTTCTTCCAACTGCCTTTCGGACCCCTTTTGCCTGATATGGAACCTGGGGGCGGCCGGCCTGGCAGCCAATACCGCTTCAACCGGCAAAAGATCGACATCATCCGCAGCCTCGATCTGCTGGTTATCGATGAGATCAGTATGGTCCGGGCCGACCTGCTCGATGGCATCGACGCTGTCCTGCAACGCTTCCGCGGAAACAGCCGTCCTTTTGGAGGAGTGCAACTGTTGATGATCGGTGATCTGCAACAATTGGCGCCGGTGGTCAAAAACGACGAATGGGAGATCCTGCGCGACCATTACCGGACCATGTTTTTTTTCAGCAGCCAGGCCCTGAGTCAGACCCGGTTTGTCAGCATCGAACTGAAGCACATTTACCGGCAAAGCGACTCCCGTTTCATCGACCTGCTGGCCAAAGTCAGGGAAAACCGGATGGCGGAGGCTGACCTGACGGCCTTGAACAAACGGTATAATGCAGCGCTTTCCCGGGAAACTCCTGAAGGCACCATTACCCTGACCACCCACAATTTTCAGGCCCAACAAATCAACGAAACCCGGCTGGCCGCCCTGCCCGGCCGGGAGAAAAAATTCGAAGCCCGGATAGAGGGTGAATTCCCCCCCTACGCCTTTCCAACGGCCTCCGAACTGGTGCTCAAGCCCGGGGCCCAGGTGATGTTCGTCAAAAACGACCCTTCCCCTGAAAAGCTTTTTTTCAACGGTAAAATCGGCCGGCTGAAGGGCATCACCAAAGAGGGGCTGGTGGTCGAGTGTCCCGGAGATCCCGGGCCGATCAGCGTCGAAGAGGCCGAATGGAAAAACATCAAATACACCCTGAATGAAACAACCCGGGAGATTGAAGAAAGCGAATCCGGGAAATTCATCCAGTTCCCCTTAAAGCTGGCCTGGGCGATCACCATTCATAAAAGCCAGGGGCTGACTTTTGACAAGGCCGTCATCGATGCCCGCTCAGCCTTTGCAGACGGCCAGGTCTATGTGGCCCTGAGCCGCTGCCGCACCCTCGAGGGGCTGGTGCTCAGTACCCCCATCGAAAGCCGCAGCATCAAAAGCAGCGCCGTCGTAGGGGAGTTTACCCGGGACATCGAAAAAAACACCCCGGATCAAAGCCAGCTCGATGAGGCCAAACGGGAATACCAGGTGGTTCTCCTGGATGAACTGTTCGACTTTTCGGCCCTCTTGCATTCGCTGGTTGGCTGTTTAAACCTGGCCAACGCCCACAAAAACATATTGACCGGTGCTACCCCCTCATTTTTCGGCCCTATCCTGGAAGCCGTCAAGGCCGAGCTAACCGGGATCGCGGACAAGTTTGCCGTCCAACGGCAGCAAATCACCGGAGAACCCGCTGATCTTGAAACCTGCCGGCCGCTCCAGGAAAGAATAAGCAAGGCGGCGGTCTATTTTACCGGAAAAATAGAATCGCTGGTAGTCAAGCCCCTTTCGACCGTCACGATTGAAACCGACAACCGCGAAGTGCGTAAATCCTTACAAAAAGCCCTCGATACGGCGCTCAAAGAAGGGGCGGTGAAGCTGTACCGCCTCAATGCCTGCAGATCGGGCATCGTCTTCGCCGATTATCTAAAGGTCCGCGCCCTGTCCCTGTTCCAGGAGCCGGCAGCTAAACCGGTGCGTTTGCAAAAAGAAAAGGGGGGAGATGGTGGAACCCTCAGCCACCCGGAACTTTACCAGACCCTCAAACAATGGCGCAAAGGCAAGGCCGAAGAAACCGGCCAGCCGGCCTTCTGGGTGCTCCACAACACGGCCCTGGCCGAAATTTCCGACAGACTGCCGGCCACGAAGGGAGAACTATGCCTCATCAAAGGACTGAAAGGCAAGAAAGGCAAAACCTTCGGGGCGGAAATTTTACAAATGGTGGCCCAATACGGTCTGAAGCACAAACTGCCCCTGTCCCAAACGGTTCAAGGGGATGACAGCGACAGACCTGACGTCCCCAAAAAAGATAAACCAAAAACCAGAGAGGAATCCCTGCGCCTTTTTCTCGAGGGCCGGAGCCCGGCAGAAGTGGCCGAAATACGGGGGCTGGCCTTATCGACCATCGAAGGCCACCTGGCCCATTTCGTCGGCACCGGGGCACTGGACCTCGACCGTCTGGTGGAACCGGGAAAGGCAGCCCGCATCGCCGCCTATTTCCAAAGCAGCCCCGATCCGGGGTTAACCCCGGCCAGAGCGGCTCTGGGCCAGGACGTATCTTATGGTGAACTGCGCTTTGTCTTGAAGGATCTTGAACGGAACGGGAAAATTAAGACCAGCGCCTATTGA